The following are encoded together in the Geobacter sulfurreducens PCA genome:
- a CDS encoding ABC transporter permease: MILWRAGARHLLRHPLLAFLSVIGVALGVAVVTAVDVANESAHRAFQLAAEAAAGKASHQIVGGPRGLDEDLYRIIRVERGVRPAAPVVEGVVSVTGRPGTTLHLIGIDPLVEAPFRSHTAPVGGRVDLAALMGTPATGLLLRETAERVGAAVGKPLRLDVGGVSRSVVLVGYLEAGDELARQGLASVLVTDIATAQELLGMTGRLSRIDLILADGKGVGALPPGATLIPAGARAGAMDRMTRAFRLNLTALSFLALLVGMFLIYNATTFAVVRRRRLIGLMRAMGVTRREIFGQVCVEALLTGLIGTAAGIALGLALGEVLTRLVTRTINDLYFVLEVQQVALSATTLAKGCLLGIAATVAAAVPPALEATAAPPRAVLSRSFIEARTRRHVPRAALAGLAAMLGGALLLATGFGGLAAGFTGLFALILGYALTVPFGTVLVARAMKPPMGLLFGNLGRMAARGVVVSLSRTGVATAALVVAVSATIGVGIMVDSFRHTVQQWLAGRLKADIYVTTAGTGTGRDKPPLDPALVERLRLVPGAAAVSTTRRITIQSAGGETDLLVLGIPRRTFDGFRLKEGTPDRAWQSFSSGEGIIVSEPFAFRHRLGLGDAVRLRTDRGERDFTVAGVFYDYGSDSGFVAMDRGAFNRYWDDRSVDGMGLYAAPGISSAQLAEAVRARSGSARVSIISSRELYEASVAVFDRTFVITGVLRLLTVVVAVVGILSALMAMQVERARELAVLRAMGLTPAELWGVVCGETGLVGLAAGLLSLPLGILQAAVLIYAINRRSFGWTMEFSLSPSIFWQAIVLAVGAAIVAGIVPALATARVPPALAFKENE; this comes from the coding sequence ATGATTCTGTGGCGCGCCGGCGCACGACACCTGCTGCGACATCCACTGCTCGCCTTCCTGTCGGTCATCGGCGTGGCCCTGGGGGTGGCGGTGGTCACTGCCGTGGACGTGGCCAACGAGAGTGCGCACCGGGCCTTTCAGCTGGCTGCCGAGGCCGCGGCGGGGAAAGCCAGCCACCAGATCGTGGGCGGGCCCCGGGGGCTCGACGAGGATCTTTACCGCATTATCCGAGTCGAGCGCGGGGTCCGGCCGGCAGCTCCCGTGGTGGAAGGAGTGGTCTCGGTCACGGGCCGTCCCGGCACCACTCTTCACCTGATCGGCATCGATCCCCTGGTTGAGGCCCCCTTTCGCTCCCATACCGCCCCGGTCGGGGGCCGCGTCGATCTGGCGGCCCTCATGGGAACGCCGGCAACGGGCCTGCTCCTGCGGGAGACGGCGGAACGTGTCGGCGCGGCAGTGGGCAAGCCTCTCCGGCTCGACGTGGGTGGCGTTTCCCGTTCCGTGGTGCTGGTCGGCTATCTGGAGGCCGGCGATGAACTGGCCCGCCAGGGGCTGGCATCGGTGCTGGTGACCGACATTGCCACGGCCCAGGAACTTCTGGGCATGACGGGGCGGCTCTCCCGCATCGACCTGATCCTGGCCGACGGGAAAGGGGTGGGCGCCTTGCCTCCGGGGGCCACGCTCATCCCGGCCGGTGCCCGGGCCGGAGCAATGGACCGGATGACCCGGGCGTTCCGCCTCAACCTCACCGCCCTCAGTTTCCTGGCCCTGCTGGTGGGGATGTTCCTCATCTACAACGCCACCACCTTTGCCGTGGTCCGCCGGCGGCGCCTGATTGGGCTCATGCGGGCCATGGGGGTCACCCGCAGGGAAATCTTCGGCCAGGTCTGCGTCGAAGCCCTGCTGACCGGCCTCATCGGCACCGCCGCGGGGATCGCTCTCGGCCTCGCCCTGGGGGAAGTGCTCACCCGTCTCGTAACCCGCACCATCAATGATCTCTACTTCGTACTGGAGGTGCAGCAGGTTGCGCTTTCGGCGACAACCCTGGCCAAGGGGTGTCTTCTGGGCATCGCGGCCACTGTGGCGGCAGCGGTTCCGCCCGCCCTGGAGGCGACTGCTGCGCCGCCGCGCGCCGTCCTGTCCCGCTCATTCATCGAGGCCCGTACCCGTCGGCACGTACCCCGTGCGGCCCTTGCCGGGCTGGCGGCCATGCTCGGGGGCGCACTGCTCCTGGCAACGGGATTCGGCGGGCTCGCGGCGGGGTTCACGGGGCTTTTCGCGCTCATCCTCGGCTATGCCCTGACGGTTCCTTTCGGCACGGTCCTGGTGGCCCGCGCCATGAAACCGCCCATGGGGCTGCTCTTCGGCAACCTGGGCCGCATGGCCGCCCGGGGCGTCGTTGTTTCACTCTCCCGCACCGGCGTGGCCACGGCTGCCCTGGTGGTGGCGGTGTCGGCCACCATTGGCGTGGGGATCATGGTGGACAGCTTCCGCCACACCGTGCAGCAATGGCTGGCCGGGCGGCTGAAGGCCGATATCTACGTGACCACCGCCGGCACCGGCACGGGGCGCGACAAACCGCCGCTGGACCCGGCCCTGGTGGAGCGGCTCCGTTTGGTTCCTGGCGCAGCCGCGGTCAGTACCACCCGGAGGATCACCATCCAGTCGGCCGGAGGGGAGACCGATCTGCTGGTGCTCGGCATCCCCCGGCGTACCTTTGACGGTTTTCGCCTTAAGGAGGGAACGCCGGACCGGGCCTGGCAGTCCTTCAGCAGCGGCGAAGGGATCATCGTGTCCGAGCCCTTCGCTTTCCGTCACCGTCTCGGACTCGGCGATGCCGTGCGGCTGCGGACCGACCGGGGCGAACGGGACTTCACCGTGGCCGGCGTGTTCTACGATTACGGCTCGGACAGCGGTTTCGTGGCCATGGACCGGGGCGCCTTCAACCGCTACTGGGACGACCGGAGCGTGGACGGCATGGGGCTGTACGCGGCGCCGGGCATCTCCTCAGCGCAACTGGCCGAGGCGGTCCGCGCCCGCAGCGGCAGCGCCCGGGTCAGCATTATTTCCAGCCGAGAACTGTATGAGGCATCCGTGGCAGTGTTCGACCGGACCTTCGTCATCACCGGCGTGCTGCGCCTGCTGACCGTGGTGGTGGCCGTGGTCGGCATCCTTTCGGCCCTCATGGCCATGCAGGTGGAGCGGGCGCGTGAGCTGGCCGTGCTGCGGGCCATGGGACTCACTCCGGCCGAACTCTGGGGGGTGGTCTGCGGGGAAACCGGGCTCGTGGGGCTCGCGGCGGGGCTTCTGTCGCTGCCGCTCGGCATCCTTCAGGCCGCTGTCCTCATCTATGCCATTAACCGCCGGTCCTTCGGCTGGACAATGGAATTCTCCCTGTCCCCGTCGATCTTCTGGCAGGCCATCGTGCTGGCGGTCGGCGCCGCGATCGTGGCGGGGATCGTGCCCGCCCTGGCTACCGCTCGCGTCCCCCCGGCCCTTGCCTTCAAGGAGAATGAGTAG
- a CDS encoding ABC transporter ATP-binding protein, whose protein sequence is MGHLVLLDHIHKGYREGDRERIVLRGADLGIARGEWLALLGRSGSGKSTLLNLMAGIDLPDRGEVRVDGLPINRMTERERTLFRRNRIGFVFQFYNLIPTLTVLENLLLPLELAGADDRAGRARAAELLDAVGLGDRAAGYPDRLSGGEQQRVAVARALVHQPSLVLADEPTGNLDAESGAQVLALFQELVRRGGTTLVMVTHSDEVARLADRVVCIRDGLLEERMAGGAPP, encoded by the coding sequence ATGGGCCATCTTGTTCTGCTTGACCACATTCACAAGGGCTATCGGGAGGGCGACCGGGAGCGGATTGTCTTGCGCGGAGCCGATCTCGGGATTGCGCGCGGGGAGTGGCTGGCGCTCCTGGGGCGCAGCGGCTCGGGCAAGTCCACGCTCCTGAACCTCATGGCCGGCATCGACCTGCCCGACCGGGGCGAGGTAAGGGTGGACGGCCTTCCCATCAACCGGATGACCGAGCGGGAGCGGACTCTGTTCCGCCGGAACCGGATCGGCTTTGTATTCCAGTTTTACAACCTGATTCCCACCCTGACGGTGCTGGAGAACCTGCTGCTCCCCCTGGAACTGGCAGGCGCTGACGACCGGGCGGGACGGGCACGGGCGGCGGAACTGCTGGATGCCGTGGGGCTCGGCGACCGGGCCGCAGGCTATCCGGACCGGTTGTCCGGTGGCGAACAGCAGCGGGTGGCCGTGGCCAGGGCGCTCGTCCATCAGCCGTCACTGGTGCTGGCCGATGAGCCGACCGGCAACCTGGATGCCGAGAGCGGGGCGCAGGTTCTGGCGCTCTTCCAGGAACTGGTCCGGCGCGGCGGTACAACGCTCGTGATGGTGACCCACAGCGACGAGGTGGCGCGCCTCGCCGACCGGGTGGTCTGTATCCGCGACGGCCTGCTGGAGGAGAGGATGGCCGGGGGGGCGCCGCCATGA
- a CDS encoding PAS domain-containing sensor histidine kinase, with translation MKHSQTETTPTSHFAPAERASDRQVAEMGGRVLVDRVLGALIEALPDYILVLNRERQVVAANQRLLEAFGLTDMGAIMGKRPGEAFGCTFASDGPGGCGTDHHCSVCGAVRSILECQENNAPSRHECRITLNRSGGLSLDLEVLSNPAQVDGIPVTVCIIRDISDRKRRTILERVFFHDVINTVGGLHGIAALLAEGKGISPEKEAEYKEWMVHLSNRLIDEINHHRKLLAAEKGEFRPDLGMVDVQQLAREVQALYVNHDIAQGRRLVLGPLAELTIVSDLQILRRILGNLVKNALEATPEGGTVTIAARQEGDGVSFTVHNPGLIPPEVQLQIFQRSFSTKEGTGRGIGTYSVRLFGERYLKGTITFTSTEREGTTFTASFPRQIS, from the coding sequence ATGAAACACTCTCAGACCGAGACTACTCCAACCAGCCATTTCGCGCCGGCCGAACGTGCCTCTGACCGCCAAGTGGCGGAGATGGGCGGACGGGTTCTCGTGGACCGCGTACTCGGTGCACTGATCGAGGCATTGCCCGACTACATCCTCGTCCTGAACCGGGAACGTCAGGTCGTGGCGGCCAACCAGCGACTCCTCGAGGCCTTTGGCCTCACGGACATGGGTGCAATTATGGGCAAACGCCCCGGCGAAGCCTTCGGCTGTACGTTCGCCTCGGACGGCCCCGGCGGGTGTGGCACCGATCACCACTGCTCGGTCTGCGGAGCGGTCCGGTCGATCCTGGAATGCCAGGAGAACAATGCCCCCAGCAGGCATGAGTGCCGCATTACCCTCAATCGCTCGGGTGGGCTTTCCCTTGACCTGGAAGTGCTCTCCAATCCGGCCCAGGTGGACGGCATCCCCGTCACGGTCTGCATCATCCGCGACATCAGCGACCGCAAGCGGCGCACCATCCTGGAACGGGTGTTTTTCCACGATGTCATCAATACGGTGGGAGGCCTGCACGGCATCGCCGCGCTGCTGGCCGAAGGGAAAGGGATCTCGCCGGAGAAGGAAGCCGAGTACAAAGAATGGATGGTGCACCTGTCGAACCGTCTCATCGACGAAATCAACCACCACCGCAAGCTGCTTGCCGCCGAGAAGGGAGAATTCCGGCCCGACCTGGGCATGGTGGACGTGCAGCAACTGGCGCGCGAGGTTCAGGCCTTGTACGTGAACCACGACATTGCTCAGGGACGCAGACTTGTGCTCGGTCCCCTAGCGGAACTGACCATCGTGAGCGATCTCCAGATCCTGCGGCGCATTCTCGGCAATCTGGTCAAAAACGCCCTTGAAGCGACACCCGAGGGAGGAACCGTCACCATTGCCGCGCGCCAGGAAGGGGACGGGGTCAGCTTCACCGTTCACAATCCGGGCCTGATTCCGCCAGAGGTCCAGTTGCAGATCTTCCAGCGCTCTTTCAGCACCAAGGAGGGCACCGGCCGCGGTATCGGCACTTACAGCGTCCGCCTCTTCGGCGAACGCTACCTGAAGGGTACCATCACCTTTACGAGCACCGAGCGCGAAGGCACCACCTTTACCGCCAGCTTCCCCAGACAGATATCCTGA
- a CDS encoding class II aldolase/adducin family protein, which yields MRDQVSVYTNKLIADRSAHAQGIAIAAQDDVLIAGGAPDLARLAGDVLSRLTCLGMVVACPSLPFADFLVARAPAGESCIVPRDTETRTFLHDIPFLRRSDLGADPAPVIARLLGSRKGVVVEGVGIVASGALTVEQAYINYSSVFHSTFVKYLQDVLHHGFILPGEAEAFAAFRSQWLRPLTDEGLAFRSGPLAERDEILDEIATVGRYTVERGLVDSFFGNISCRAGEVIYISQTAASLDSLAGCIDPVPTDNSSTFGITASSELLAHRRIYEATGAATILHGHPKFAVIMSMECAEEGCAITDCWKECDRVRFLGDTPVVAGEIGAGGLARRVPPAIAGPRKAVVYGHGVFTVGETDFADAFRALVSVENWCRGEYFRRLEERLG from the coding sequence ATGCGCGACCAGGTGTCTGTCTACACGAACAAACTCATTGCCGACCGCTCGGCACATGCCCAAGGCATAGCCATAGCAGCCCAGGACGACGTCCTCATTGCCGGGGGTGCCCCTGACCTGGCCCGGCTTGCTGGAGACGTTCTGTCCCGGCTCACCTGCCTCGGCATGGTGGTGGCCTGCCCATCGCTCCCCTTTGCCGATTTCCTGGTGGCCCGCGCCCCGGCCGGGGAGTCGTGCATCGTGCCCCGTGACACGGAAACCCGGACCTTTCTGCACGATATCCCCTTTCTGCGCCGCAGCGACCTTGGCGCCGATCCCGCTCCCGTTATCGCCCGCCTCCTTGGCAGCCGCAAGGGAGTGGTCGTGGAAGGGGTAGGGATCGTGGCCAGCGGAGCCCTTACCGTAGAACAGGCCTATATCAACTACTCCTCGGTATTTCATTCGACCTTCGTGAAGTATCTCCAGGATGTGCTTCACCACGGCTTCATCCTGCCGGGGGAGGCGGAGGCATTTGCCGCGTTCCGCAGCCAGTGGCTCCGGCCGCTTACGGATGAAGGGCTCGCCTTCCGGTCCGGCCCCTTGGCGGAACGGGACGAGATCCTCGACGAAATCGCCACGGTGGGGCGCTACACGGTTGAACGGGGGCTGGTGGATTCCTTCTTCGGCAACATTTCATGCCGTGCCGGCGAGGTGATCTACATCTCCCAGACCGCGGCGAGCCTGGATTCCCTGGCCGGCTGCATCGACCCGGTCCCCACGGACAATTCATCCACCTTCGGCATTACCGCCTCCAGCGAACTCCTGGCCCACCGGCGGATTTACGAGGCTACCGGCGCTGCGACCATTCTTCACGGTCACCCCAAGTTCGCGGTGATCATGAGCATGGAGTGCGCGGAAGAAGGGTGCGCCATTACCGACTGCTGGAAGGAGTGCGACCGGGTGCGGTTTCTCGGCGATACGCCGGTGGTGGCGGGCGAGATCGGCGCCGGCGGGCTTGCCAGGAGGGTGCCGCCGGCGATCGCGGGCCCGCGCAAGGCGGTGGTCTATGGCCACGGGGTCTTTACGGTGGGAGAGACGGACTTTGCCGACGCGTTCCGGGCCCTGGTGTCCGTGGAGAACTGGTGCCGCGGGGAATATTTTCGCCGGCTGGAAGAGCGGCTCGGGTGA
- a CDS encoding aldehyde ferredoxin oxidoreductase family protein yields the protein MFGWTGTILNIDLSSRAAWREDLSVELLHAYLGGRGLGVRLMRGFHALDPFDPVMPLIFAVGPLCGTSAPTAARLTVVSRSPLTGTIYDCSAGGRFAWRLKGLGVDALRLSGRSETPVTLVVTAGGVEFVDVPELWGQTVPETVAALSGRGSVAAIGPAGENGVLFANIMMGEGNSVGRGGLGAVMGAKGLKAVVVNGDIPVAVADRERFDRARQDVMRLFRASPVIFGELGIAEYGTPALVDLMRQRRMAPTENFRHTVFEGSANYSGPAIRSAYQAKKDGCYGCPIQCKKSTPRGEHLPEYETVSHFGALNGIASLDVIVKSNTLCNELGMDTISAAATLSAWGEVRGRFPGGEEVQRLLVDTALRRGDGELLSLGSRRAARALGRPELSMEVKGLELPAYDPRGAYGMALAYCTSNRGGCHLRAYPISHEILRKPVATDRFSFSGKARIIAIAEDTNAAIDSLVACKFSFFGATLEEYAELLSAATGTEYTPQSLKEIGRRICLTERFYNCANGFDVKDDCLPARFFAEPGSSGEGVDIPPIDRGRFDEELQKYYRIRGLTPAGTFADPDFLLTQP from the coding sequence ATGTTTGGTTGGACCGGTACGATTCTGAATATTGATCTGTCGTCCCGCGCAGCATGGCGCGAGGATCTGTCGGTTGAACTCTTGCACGCCTACCTGGGGGGGAGAGGGCTCGGGGTCCGTCTCATGCGCGGTTTCCATGCCCTTGACCCCTTTGACCCTGTCATGCCCCTCATCTTCGCCGTGGGGCCCCTGTGCGGTACTTCTGCGCCCACGGCGGCCCGGCTTACGGTAGTGTCCCGCTCGCCCCTGACCGGCACCATTTACGATTGTTCTGCCGGCGGGCGGTTCGCTTGGCGCCTCAAGGGTCTCGGTGTGGATGCGCTGCGCCTGTCCGGCCGGAGCGAGACGCCGGTGACCCTGGTCGTGACGGCGGGCGGGGTCGAGTTTGTGGATGTGCCCGAGCTTTGGGGTCAGACGGTGCCTGAAACCGTTGCGGCCCTGTCAGGGCGGGGTAGCGTGGCCGCTATCGGACCTGCCGGCGAGAACGGGGTTCTCTTTGCCAATATCATGATGGGCGAAGGGAATTCGGTAGGGCGGGGAGGGCTTGGTGCGGTCATGGGGGCCAAGGGGCTCAAGGCGGTCGTGGTGAACGGCGATATTCCCGTGGCGGTTGCGGATCGGGAGCGGTTCGACCGGGCGCGGCAGGACGTCATGCGCCTGTTCCGGGCCTCGCCCGTCATCTTCGGTGAGCTGGGCATTGCGGAATATGGCACCCCCGCCCTGGTGGACCTCATGCGCCAGCGGCGCATGGCCCCTACGGAAAACTTCCGCCATACGGTCTTCGAGGGATCGGCAAACTACTCGGGGCCGGCCATCCGGAGCGCCTATCAGGCGAAAAAGGACGGCTGCTACGGCTGTCCCATCCAGTGCAAAAAAAGCACGCCCCGGGGTGAGCATCTCCCCGAGTACGAGACTGTTTCCCACTTCGGCGCCCTGAACGGTATCGCGAGCCTTGATGTCATCGTCAAGTCCAACACCCTGTGCAATGAGCTGGGCATGGACACCATTTCCGCAGCCGCAACGCTCTCGGCCTGGGGCGAGGTCCGAGGCCGCTTCCCTGGCGGGGAGGAGGTGCAGCGGCTGCTGGTCGATACGGCATTACGCCGGGGTGACGGGGAGCTGCTTTCCTTGGGATCGCGGCGCGCAGCCCGAGCGTTGGGCCGCCCTGAGCTGTCCATGGAGGTAAAGGGACTGGAGTTGCCGGCATATGATCCCCGCGGCGCCTACGGCATGGCCCTCGCCTACTGTACGAGCAATCGCGGGGGGTGCCATCTGAGGGCCTATCCCATCTCCCACGAGATTCTGCGCAAGCCCGTGGCCACCGACCGTTTCTCGTTTTCGGGCAAGGCGCGGATCATTGCCATTGCCGAAGACACCAATGCCGCCATCGACTCCCTGGTCGCCTGTAAGTTCTCCTTTTTCGGTGCAACGCTGGAAGAGTATGCCGAACTGCTCTCCGCCGCAACCGGCACCGAGTACACGCCCCAGTCCCTCAAGGAGATCGGGCGGCGGATCTGTCTCACCGAACGGTTCTACAACTGTGCGAACGGATTTGATGTGAAGGATGATTGTCTGCCCGCGAGGTTTTTTGCGGAACCCGGCTCCAGCGGCGAAGGGGTCGACATTCCCCCCATCGACCGTGGCCGGTTCGACGAGGAGCTTCAGAAGTACTACCGGATTCGGGGGCTCACGCCGGCAGGGACCTTTGCGGATCCGGACTTTCTGCTCACGCAACCCTGA
- a CDS encoding HAD family hydrolase: protein MPPSIDLIIFDLDGTLIDSLDDLTDAVNHMLSALGRERLTRDAVRTMVGQGARRLVERAMPGGAAAEIERGLELFLDYNREHIAVRTAFYPGALEALARFRGQGKRMAVISNKNVDLCRSVLVALGAEQWFEEIMGADSLPARKPSPEPVLKLLADFGVPRERAVIIGDSINDVAAGKGAGVTTVGCTWGYGERSEIADADYLVDTYGALVTLPLFV from the coding sequence GTGCCCCCTTCAATTGATCTTATCATCTTCGACCTTGATGGAACCCTTATCGATTCTCTCGACGATCTCACCGATGCCGTGAACCATATGCTCTCCGCGCTGGGGCGGGAGCGTCTCACCCGCGATGCCGTTCGCACCATGGTGGGGCAGGGGGCGCGGCGGCTGGTGGAGCGCGCCATGCCCGGCGGCGCCGCGGCAGAGATCGAGCGCGGGCTGGAGCTGTTTCTCGACTACAACCGGGAACACATCGCGGTGCGTACGGCCTTCTACCCGGGTGCTCTGGAGGCGCTGGCCCGGTTTCGCGGACAGGGAAAGCGGATGGCGGTCATCTCCAACAAGAACGTCGATCTCTGTCGCAGCGTGCTCGTTGCCCTGGGGGCCGAGCAGTGGTTCGAGGAGATCATGGGGGCGGACTCGCTTCCCGCGCGCAAGCCGTCACCGGAGCCTGTACTGAAGCTGTTGGCGGACTTTGGCGTGCCGCGGGAACGGGCCGTCATCATCGGCGACAGTATCAATGACGTGGCCGCCGGCAAAGGGGCGGGCGTTACCACCGTGGGGTGTACCTGGGGATATGGTGAACGGAGCGAAATTGCCGACGCCGACTATCTGGTCGACACCTATGGTGCCCTGGTGACTCTGCCGCTCTTTGTCTGA
- a CDS encoding ferritin-like domain-containing protein — MNLIDCALRMEEEAAAHYSQLAAAAPVEELRSIFGLLAAAEKEHHDKLVAMLGDADAAATAFTALDDASCVFKPLLGKRDLVAELRRDPDGYRHVVKEEEESIKFYEDLAAKAEREDTRAILLKLADEERRHLSIVENIYSFIEEPKTYLAWGEFSNLKEY; from the coding sequence ATGAATCTCATCGACTGCGCTCTCAGGATGGAAGAAGAGGCAGCCGCCCATTACAGCCAACTGGCGGCTGCTGCGCCGGTGGAAGAGTTGAGGAGTATCTTCGGGCTGCTGGCCGCGGCTGAAAAGGAGCACCACGACAAACTCGTCGCCATGCTTGGCGATGCCGATGCCGCCGCGACCGCATTCACTGCTCTGGATGATGCCTCGTGCGTGTTCAAGCCGCTGCTCGGCAAACGTGATCTGGTGGCGGAACTGCGGCGCGACCCGGACGGTTACCGGCATGTGGTGAAAGAGGAAGAAGAAAGCATCAAGTTTTACGAGGATCTGGCTGCCAAGGCGGAGCGGGAGGACACGCGCGCCATTCTGCTCAAGCTCGCCGATGAGGAGCGGAGGCACCTGAGCATTGTTGAAAATATCTACTCGTTCATTGAGGAGCCCAAGACCTATCTGGCCTGGGGCGAATTCAGCAACCTCAAGGAGTACTGA
- the guaA gene encoding glutamine-hydrolyzing GMP synthase — protein MSTDIHTEKILILDFGSQYTQLIARRVREAHVYCELHPFDMGLEAIRAFAPKGIILSGGPKSVYEEGAPAVEEALFDLGVPVLGICYGMQLMSRHFGGEVVPAGKREFGHADLLAAGTPGPLFEGFFVEGKSPVWMSHGDHVSRMPQGFQVVAETANAPVCAIQDTARNLYGVQFHPEVNHTPRGEILIDTFVRKICGCTGQWTPGHIIEDAVNRIRAQVGRERVILGLSGGVDSSVAAALIHRAIGDQLTCVFVDNGLLRLAEGDQVMATFAENLGVKVIRVDAEQRFLTALADEADPEKKRKIIGNLFVEIFEEESSRIEGATWLAQGTIYPDVIESAGAKTGKAHNIKSHHNVGGLPEYMKLKLLEPLRELFKDEVRAIGEELGLPRQMVWRHPFPGPGLGVRILGEVKKEYADILRRADAIYIEELYAAGHYDKISQAFAVFLPVKSVGVMGDGRTYEYVIALRAVETKDFMTAGWYPLPYEDMARISGRIINEVKGVNRVVYDISSKPPATIEWE, from the coding sequence ATGAGCACCGACATCCATACTGAAAAAATCCTGATCCTGGACTTCGGCTCCCAGTACACCCAGCTTATTGCCCGGCGGGTGCGCGAGGCTCACGTCTACTGCGAGCTTCACCCCTTTGACATGGGGCTGGAAGCCATCCGCGCCTTCGCTCCCAAGGGAATCATCCTCTCGGGGGGGCCCAAGTCGGTCTACGAAGAAGGGGCGCCGGCTGTGGAAGAGGCGTTGTTTGATCTGGGGGTGCCGGTGCTCGGCATCTGCTACGGCATGCAGCTCATGAGCCGCCACTTCGGCGGCGAGGTAGTACCCGCGGGCAAGCGCGAGTTCGGCCACGCCGACCTCTTGGCCGCGGGAACTCCCGGTCCTCTCTTCGAAGGGTTCTTCGTGGAAGGGAAAAGCCCGGTCTGGATGAGCCACGGCGACCATGTCTCCCGGATGCCCCAAGGGTTCCAGGTGGTGGCGGAGACGGCCAACGCGCCGGTCTGCGCCATCCAGGACACGGCGCGCAACCTTTACGGCGTCCAGTTCCACCCGGAGGTAAATCACACGCCCCGGGGCGAGATCCTCATCGATACCTTTGTCCGCAAGATCTGCGGCTGCACCGGCCAGTGGACCCCCGGACACATCATCGAGGACGCCGTGAACCGTATCCGGGCCCAGGTGGGCCGGGAGCGGGTCATCCTCGGGCTTTCGGGCGGCGTCGATTCGTCGGTGGCGGCGGCCCTTATCCATCGGGCCATCGGCGACCAGCTCACCTGCGTCTTCGTGGACAACGGCCTGCTGCGCCTCGCCGAGGGTGACCAGGTGATGGCCACCTTTGCCGAGAACCTGGGCGTCAAGGTGATCCGGGTCGATGCCGAGCAGCGGTTCCTGACCGCCCTGGCCGATGAGGCAGACCCGGAGAAAAAGCGCAAGATCATCGGCAATCTCTTCGTGGAGATCTTCGAAGAGGAGTCGAGCCGCATCGAGGGTGCCACCTGGCTGGCCCAGGGGACCATCTATCCGGATGTCATCGAGAGCGCCGGGGCCAAAACCGGCAAGGCCCACAACATCAAGAGCCATCACAACGTGGGCGGGCTTCCCGAGTACATGAAGCTCAAGCTCCTCGAACCCCTGCGGGAGCTGTTCAAGGACGAGGTGCGGGCCATCGGTGAGGAACTTGGACTGCCCCGCCAGATGGTCTGGCGCCATCCCTTCCCGGGGCCGGGGCTGGGGGTCAGGATTCTGGGCGAGGTGAAGAAAGAGTACGCCGATATCCTGCGCCGGGCCGACGCCATCTATATCGAGGAGCTCTACGCCGCCGGCCACTATGACAAGATCAGTCAGGCCTTTGCCGTCTTCCTCCCCGTCAAGAGCGTGGGGGTCATGGGGGATGGCCGGACCTACGAGTACGTGATCGCTCTGCGGGCCGTGGAGACCAAGGACTTCATGACCGCGGGCTGGTATCCTTTGCCCTACGAGGACATGGCCCGCATCTCGGGCCGGATCATCAACGAGGTCAAGGGGGTCAATCGGGTCGTGTACGACATCTCCAGCAAGCCTCCCGCCACCATCGAGTGGGAATAG